The Candidatus Zixiibacteriota bacterium region AGCACATAACGCACTGCCGCGTAGGAATCGTAGTCGCAGTTGGAACCGGGAAATGTGACTACGCCAAACTTCATTCGCTCACCTCGATCAGATACTTTTCGATGACCGGATTGGCCAGAAGCTTACGGCAGGCCTCATCGATTTCCTCGCGCACACGGCTTTTATCTGTCGCATCGACATCGATCTTAAAAATCTT contains the following coding sequences:
- the purS gene encoding phosphoribosylformylglycinamidine synthase subunit PurS; its protein translation is MTATITVTFKEGVLDPEGKTVFNALQNLGYDSFKSVSTGKIFKIDVDATDKSRVREEIDEACRKLLANPVIEKYLIEVSE